Proteins from one Bradyrhizobium roseum genomic window:
- the tuf gene encoding elongation factor Tu, protein MAKAKFERNKPHCNIGTIGHVDHGKTSLTAAITKVLAETGGATFTAYDQIDKAPEEKARGITISTAHVEYETQNRHYAHVDCPGHADYVKNMITGAAQMDGAILVVSAADGPMPQTREHILLARQVGVPALVVFLNKCDMVDDPELLELVEMEVRELLSKYDFPGDDIPIIKGSALAALEDKDKALGHDAILELMKNVDSYIPQPERPIDQPFLMPVEDVFSISGRGTVVTGRVERGIVKVGEEIEIVGLRATQKTIVTGVEMFRKLLDQGQAGDNIGALLRGTKREEVERGQVLCKPGSVKPHTKFKAEAYILTKEEGGRHTPFFTNYRPQFYFRTTDVTGVVHLPEGTEMVMPGDNIAMEVHLIVPIAMEEKLRFAIREGGRTVGAGVVASIIE, encoded by the coding sequence ATGGCCAAAGCAAAGTTTGAACGTAATAAACCGCACTGCAACATCGGAACCATCGGTCACGTCGACCATGGCAAGACCTCGCTGACCGCAGCGATCACCAAGGTGCTGGCTGAAACCGGCGGTGCGACGTTCACGGCGTACGATCAGATCGACAAGGCGCCCGAAGAAAAGGCGCGCGGCATCACGATCTCGACCGCCCACGTCGAGTACGAGACCCAGAACCGGCACTATGCCCACGTCGACTGCCCGGGCCACGCCGACTACGTGAAGAACATGATCACCGGCGCAGCCCAGATGGATGGCGCGATCCTGGTGGTATCGGCCGCAGACGGTCCGATGCCGCAGACCCGCGAGCACATCCTGCTCGCCCGTCAGGTCGGCGTTCCCGCGCTGGTCGTGTTCCTGAACAAGTGCGACATGGTCGACGATCCGGAACTGCTCGAGCTCGTCGAGATGGAAGTTCGCGAGCTGCTGTCGAAGTATGATTTCCCCGGCGACGATATTCCGATCATCAAGGGCTCGGCGCTGGCCGCCCTCGAAGACAAGGACAAGGCGCTCGGTCATGACGCCATCCTCGAGCTGATGAAGAACGTCGATTCCTACATTCCGCAGCCGGAGCGTCCGATCGACCAGCCGTTCCTGATGCCGGTCGAAGACGTGTTCTCGATCTCGGGCCGCGGCACCGTCGTCACGGGCCGTGTCGAGCGCGGCATCGTCAAGGTCGGCGAGGAAATCGAAATCGTCGGCCTGCGCGCCACGCAGAAGACCATCGTCACGGGCGTCGAAATGTTCCGCAAGCTGCTCGATCAGGGCCAGGCTGGCGACAACATCGGTGCGCTGCTCCGCGGCACCAAGCGCGAGGAAGTCGAGCGTGGCCAGGTGCTGTGCAAGCCGGGTTCGGTCAAGCCGCACACCAAGTTCAAGGCTGAGGCCTACATCCTGACCAAGGAGGAGGGCGGTCGTCACACCCCGTTCTTCACCAACTACCGGCCCCAGTTCTACTTCCGCACCACCGACGTGACCGGTGTCGTGCATCTGCCCGAAGGCACCGAAATGGTGATGCCGGGCGACAACATCGCGATGGAAGTGCACCTGATCGTGCCGATCGCGATGGAAGAAAAGCTGCGCTTCGCCATCCGCGAAGGCGGCCGCACCGTCGGCGCCGGCGTCGTCGCCTCGATTATCGAATAA
- the rpsJ gene encoding 30S ribosomal protein S10 gives MNGQNIRIRLKAFDHRILDTSTREIVNTAKRTGAQVRGPIPLPTRIEKFTVNRSPHVDKKSREQFEMRTHKRLLDIVDPTPQTVDALMKLDLAAGVDVEIKL, from the coding sequence ATGAACGGCCAAAATATTCGCATACGTCTCAAGGCGTTCGACCATCGTATCCTCGATACGTCGACCCGCGAGATCGTGAACACGGCGAAACGCACCGGTGCCCAGGTTCGCGGACCCATTCCGCTTCCCACCCGCATCGAGAAGTTCACCGTCAACCGTTCGCCTCACGTCGACAAGAAGAGCCGCGAGCAGTTCGAGATGCGCACCCACAAGCGCCTCCTCGACATCGTCGATCCGACCCCGCAGACCGTCGATGCTCTCATGAAGCTCGACCTGGCCGCCGGTGTCGACGTCGAGATCAAGCTCTAA
- the rplC gene encoding 50S ribosomal protein L3, translating into MRSGVIAQKVGMTRVFTEAGEHIPVTVLKLGNCQVLGHRTTEKNGYVALQLGSGTRKTVYLPKAERGQFAVAKVEPKRKVTEFRVSEDALIPVGAEIQADHFVVGQFVDVTGTSVGKGFAGGMKRWNFGGLRATHGVSVSHRSIGSTGGRQDPGKTFKNKKMPGHMGVDRITTLNLRVVQTDVERGLILVEGAVPGSKGGWISVRDAVKKPLPKEAPKPGKFKVAGGEQAQAAAEQEGA; encoded by the coding sequence ATGCGCTCCGGAGTGATCGCACAAAAGGTCGGGATGACGCGGGTCTTTACGGAGGCCGGCGAACATATCCCTGTGACCGTGCTGAAGCTGGGCAATTGCCAGGTGCTGGGCCACCGCACGACCGAGAAGAACGGTTACGTTGCGCTGCAGCTCGGTTCGGGCACCCGCAAGACCGTCTATCTGCCGAAGGCGGAGCGCGGCCAGTTCGCGGTCGCCAAGGTCGAGCCCAAACGGAAGGTCACCGAGTTCCGCGTGTCGGAGGACGCGCTGATCCCGGTTGGCGCCGAGATTCAGGCGGACCATTTCGTGGTCGGCCAGTTCGTCGACGTCACCGGCACCTCGGTCGGTAAGGGTTTTGCCGGCGGCATGAAGCGCTGGAATTTCGGCGGCCTGCGCGCCACCCACGGCGTGTCGGTCTCGCATCGTTCGATCGGTTCGACCGGCGGACGTCAGGATCCCGGCAAGACCTTCAAGAACAAGAAGATGCCCGGTCACATGGGTGTCGATCGCATCACCACGCTCAATCTGCGTGTGGTGCAGACCGACGTCGAACGCGGCCTGATCCTCGTCGAAGGCGCCGTTCCCGGCTCCAAGGGCGGCTGGATCTCGGTGCGCGACGCCGTCAAGAAGCCGCTGCCGAAGGAAGCTCCGAAGCCCGGCAAGTTCAAGGTTGCCGGCGGCGAGCAAGCTCAGGCTGCGGCCGAGCAGGAGGGCGCGTGA
- the rplD gene encoding 50S ribosomal protein L4, whose amino-acid sequence MELKVTTLEGKEAGSVQLSDAIFGLEPRSDIIQRCVQWQLNKRQAGTHKAKGRAEIWRTGKKMYKQKGTGGARHGSARVPQFRGGGRAFGPVVRSHETDLPKKVRALALKHALSAKAKDGGLIVIDNANLEAAKTKALVGHFSGLGLTNALIIDGAELHNGFAIAARNIPNIDVLPIQGINVYDILRRHKLVLTKAAVDALEARFK is encoded by the coding sequence ATGGAACTGAAAGTCACGACCCTTGAAGGCAAGGAAGCCGGTTCGGTCCAGCTCTCGGACGCGATCTTCGGTCTCGAGCCGCGTAGCGACATCATCCAGCGTTGCGTGCAATGGCAGCTCAACAAGCGCCAGGCCGGAACGCACAAGGCCAAGGGCCGCGCCGAGATCTGGCGCACCGGCAAGAAGATGTACAAGCAGAAGGGCACCGGCGGCGCCCGTCACGGCTCGGCCCGCGTGCCGCAGTTCCGCGGCGGTGGCCGTGCGTTCGGTCCGGTCGTTCGTTCTCACGAGACCGACCTGCCGAAGAAGGTGCGCGCGCTGGCGCTCAAGCATGCGCTGTCGGCGAAGGCCAAGGACGGCGGTCTGATCGTGATCGACAATGCGAACCTTGAGGCTGCGAAGACCAAGGCGCTGGTCGGTCATTTTTCGGGTCTCGGCCTGACCAATGCGCTGATCATCGACGGCGCCGAGCTGCACAACGGTTTCGCCATCGCTGCGCGCAACATTCCGAATATCGACGTGCTGCCGATCCAGGGCATCAACGTCTACGACATTCTGCGTCGTCATAAGCTCGTGTTGACGAAGGCGGCAGTCGATGCGCTGGAGGCGCGCTTCAAATGA
- a CDS encoding 50S ribosomal protein L23 gives MKNIDPRHYDIIVAPVVTEKATVASEHNKVVFRVAAKATKPQIKEAVEKLFDVKVKRVNTLVRKGKTKVFRGNFGSQSDVKRAVVTLEEGHRIDVTTGL, from the coding sequence ATGAAGAATATCGATCCGCGCCATTACGATATCATCGTGGCTCCTGTCGTCACCGAAAAGGCGACGGTAGCGTCCGAGCACAACAAGGTCGTGTTCAGGGTCGCAGCCAAGGCGACCAAGCCGCAGATCAAGGAAGCCGTCGAAAAGCTGTTCGACGTCAAGGTGAAGCGCGTCAACACGCTGGTCCGCAAGGGCAAGACCAAGGTGTTCCGCGGCAATTTCGGTTCGCAGTCGGACGTCAAGCGGGCGGTCGTGACCCTCGAAGAGGGCCACCGCATCGACGTCACCACCGGACTATAA
- the rplB gene encoding 50S ribosomal protein L2 produces the protein MALKTYNPTTPGQRQLVMVDRSALYKGKPVKALTEGKLGNGGRNNTGRITVRFRGGGHKKSYRLVDFKRNKADVPAVVERLEYDPNRTAFIALIKYQDGEQAYILAPQRLAVGDTVVAGNYVDVKPGNVMPLGNMPVGTIIHNIEMKIGKGGQIARSAGTYAQIVGRDQDYVILRLNSGEQRLVHGRCRGTIGAVSNPDHMNISIGKAGRTRWLGWRPHNRGVVMNPIDHPHGGGEGRTSGGRHPVTPWGKPTKGKKTRSNKSTNRFILLSRHKRKK, from the coding sequence ATGGCATTGAAAACCTACAATCCGACGACGCCGGGCCAGCGCCAGCTGGTGATGGTCGACCGTTCGGCGCTCTACAAGGGCAAGCCTGTCAAGGCGCTGACCGAGGGCAAGCTCGGCAATGGCGGTCGTAACAACACCGGCCGCATCACCGTACGTTTCCGCGGCGGCGGCCACAAGAAGTCGTACCGCCTGGTCGATTTCAAGCGCAACAAGGCCGACGTTCCCGCGGTCGTCGAGCGGCTGGAATACGATCCGAACCGCACCGCGTTCATCGCGCTGATCAAGTATCAGGACGGCGAGCAGGCCTATATCCTGGCGCCGCAGCGTCTGGCCGTGGGCGACACCGTGGTCGCCGGCAACTATGTCGACGTGAAGCCCGGCAATGTCATGCCGCTCGGCAACATGCCGGTCGGCACCATCATCCACAATATCGAGATGAAGATCGGGAAGGGCGGCCAGATCGCACGTTCGGCCGGCACCTACGCCCAGATCGTCGGTCGCGACCAGGACTACGTCATCCTGCGTCTGAACTCGGGCGAACAGCGCCTGGTACACGGCCGCTGCCGCGGCACCATCGGCGCGGTGTCGAACCCCGACCACATGAACATCTCGATCGGCAAGGCCGGCCGTACCCGCTGGCTCGGCTGGCGCCCGCACAACCGTGGCGTCGTCATGAACCCGATCGACCATCCGCACGGCGGCGGCGAAGGCCGCACCTCGGGCGGCCGCCACCCGGTTACCCCGTGGGGCAAGCCGACCAAGGGCAAGAAGACCCGTTCGAACAAGTCGACCAATCGATTCATCCTCCTAAGCCGCCACAAGCGGAAGAAGTAA
- the rpsS gene encoding 30S ribosomal protein S19, producing MVRSVWKGPFVEASLLKKADAARASGRHDVIKIWSRRSTILPQFVGLVFGVYNGQKHVPVSINEEMVGHKFGEFSPTRTFHGHSGDKKAKKA from the coding sequence ATGGTACGTTCAGTCTGGAAAGGCCCGTTCGTCGAAGCGTCTCTGCTCAAGAAGGCAGATGCGGCGCGCGCGTCCGGCCGTCACGACGTCATCAAAATCTGGAGCCGCCGCTCGACCATCCTGCCGCAGTTCGTCGGCCTGGTCTTCGGCGTCTACAACGGCCAGAAGCACGTTCCGGTCTCGATCAACGAGGAAATGGTGGGTCACAAGTTCGGCGAGTTCTCGCCGACCCGTACCTTCCATGGCCACTCTGGCGACAAGAAAGCCAAGAAGGCTTGA
- the rplV gene encoding 50S ribosomal protein L22 produces MSKPKRERSLEDNEAKAVARMLRVSPQKLNLVAQLIRGRKASAALADLQFSRKRIAVDVKKCLESAIANAENNHDLEVDDLVVAEAHVGNGIVMKRFSPRGRGRSGRIYKPFAHLTIVVRQVAAEASA; encoded by the coding sequence ATGAGCAAACCAAAGCGCGAACGTAGCCTCGAGGACAACGAGGCCAAGGCGGTTGCCCGGATGCTGCGCGTCAGCCCGCAGAAGCTCAATCTTGTCGCGCAGCTGATCCGCGGCCGGAAGGCTTCGGCTGCGCTCGCCGACCTGCAGTTCTCGCGCAAGCGGATCGCGGTCGACGTCAAGAAGTGCCTGGAGTCGGCGATCGCCAACGCCGAGAACAACCATGACCTCGAGGTCGACGATCTCGTCGTCGCCGAGGCGCATGTCGGCAACGGCATCGTCATGAAGCGTTTTTCGCCGCGCGGCCGTGGTCGCTCGGGCCGTATCTACAAACCATTCGCGCACCTGACCATCGTGGTTCGTCAGGTCGCGGCCGAGGCAAGCGCTTAA
- the rpsC gene encoding 30S ribosomal protein S3, with protein sequence MGQKINPIGLRLGINRTWDSRWFAGKNEYGKLLHEDVKIREILHKELKQAAVARIVIERPHKKCRVTIHSARPGVVIGKKGADIDKLRKRVADITASDVVINIVEIRKPELDATLVAESIAQQLERRVAFRRAMKRAVQSAMRLGAEGIRINCSGRLGGAEIARMEWYREGRVPLHTLRADIDYGVATAFTTFGTCGVKVWIFKGEILEHDPMAQDKKMAEGDSGGSSRPRRDAA encoded by the coding sequence ATGGGTCAAAAGATCAATCCAATCGGACTGCGTCTCGGCATCAACCGGACGTGGGATTCCCGTTGGTTCGCCGGCAAGAACGAGTACGGCAAGCTGTTGCATGAAGACGTGAAGATTCGCGAGATCCTGCACAAGGAGCTCAAGCAGGCGGCCGTCGCCCGCATCGTGATCGAGCGTCCGCACAAGAAGTGCCGCGTGACGATCCATTCGGCGCGTCCGGGTGTGGTGATCGGCAAGAAGGGCGCCGACATCGACAAGCTGCGCAAGCGGGTTGCCGACATCACGGCTTCCGACGTCGTCATCAACATCGTCGAAATTCGCAAGCCGGAACTCGACGCCACGCTGGTCGCCGAATCGATCGCCCAGCAGCTCGAGCGCCGCGTCGCGTTCCGCCGCGCCATGAAGCGGGCGGTGCAGTCGGCGATGCGCCTCGGCGCCGAAGGCATCCGCATCAACTGTTCGGGCCGTCTCGGCGGCGCCGAAATCGCGCGCATGGAATGGTATCGCGAAGGCCGCGTGCCGTTGCACACGCTGCGCGCCGACATCGACTACGGCGTGGCGACCGCGTTCACCACGTTCGGCACCTGCGGCGTCAAGGTCTGGATCTTCAAGGGCGAGATCCTCGAGCACGATCCGATGGCCCAGGACAAGAAGATGGCCGAAGGCGACAGTGGCGGCAGTTCGCGTCCGCGCCGCGACGCTGCGTGA
- the rplP gene encoding 50S ribosomal protein L16 has translation MMQPKKTKFRKAHKGRIHGVATSGATLSFGQFGLKAMAPERITARQIEAARRALTRHMKRAGRVWIRVFPDLPVSKKPAEVRMGSGKGTPELWVARVKPGRVIFEIDGVTVQTAKEALSLAAAKLPIKTRFVARIAE, from the coding sequence ATGATGCAACCAAAGAAGACGAAGTTCCGGAAGGCGCATAAAGGCCGTATCCACGGCGTTGCGACTTCGGGTGCGACGTTGTCGTTCGGTCAATTCGGCCTGAAGGCGATGGCGCCCGAGCGCATCACCGCCCGTCAGATCGAAGCCGCACGCCGCGCGCTGACCCGTCACATGAAGCGCGCCGGCCGGGTCTGGATCCGCGTGTTCCCGGACCTGCCGGTGTCGAAGAAACCGGCCGAAGTCCGCATGGGCTCCGGCAAGGGTACGCCTGAATTGTGGGTGGCGCGGGTCAAGCCGGGCCGCGTGATTTTCGAGATCGACGGCGTCACGGTGCAGACCGCCAAGGAGGCGCTCTCGCTCGCCGCCGCCAAGCTGCCGATCAAGACGCGCTTCGTCGCGCGCATTGCGGAGTAA
- the rpmC gene encoding 50S ribosomal protein L29: MAQMKVEDIRAMSEDQREDAVLNLKKERFNLRFQRATGQLENTSRLREARRDIARIKTIAAQTRAKKK, encoded by the coding sequence ATGGCCCAGATGAAAGTCGAAGACATCCGCGCGATGAGCGAAGACCAGAGGGAGGACGCCGTCCTCAATCTGAAGAAGGAACGCTTCAACCTGCGTTTCCAGCGCGCCACCGGGCAGCTGGAGAACACTTCGCGGCTGCGTGAAGCCCGCCGCGACATCGCCCGCATCAAGACCATCGCCGCGCAGACGCGCGCGAAGAAGAAGTAA
- the rpsQ gene encoding 30S ribosomal protein S17, whose amino-acid sequence MPKRTLQGVVVSDKQAKTVVVRVDRRFTHPIYKKTIRRSKNYHAHDEDNQFKPGDMVWIEESKPISKLKRWTVVRGEQKKTA is encoded by the coding sequence ATGCCGAAACGTACCCTTCAGGGCGTGGTCGTGAGCGACAAGCAAGCCAAGACGGTGGTTGTGCGCGTCGATCGCCGCTTCACCCATCCGATCTACAAGAAGACGATCCGCCGCTCCAAGAACTACCACGCGCACGACGAGGACAATCAGTTCAAACCGGGCGACATGGTGTGGATCGAGGAGAGCAAGCCGATCTCCAAGCTGAAGCGCTGGACAGTGGTCCGGGGCGAACAGAAGAAAACCGCCTGA
- the rplN gene encoding 50S ribosomal protein L14 yields MIQMQTNLDVADNSGARRVMCIKVLGGSKRRYATVGDVIVVSIKEAIPRGKVKKGDVMKAVVVRVRKDIRRADGSVIRFDRNAAVLINNQSEPVGTRIFGPVPRELRAKNHMKIISLAPEVL; encoded by the coding sequence ATGATTCAGATGCAGACCAACCTCGACGTGGCCGATAATTCAGGCGCACGCCGTGTCATGTGCATCAAGGTGCTGGGGGGATCCAAGCGCCGTTATGCCACCGTGGGCGACGTTATCGTCGTGTCGATCAAGGAAGCGATTCCGCGCGGCAAGGTGAAGAAGGGCGACGTGATGAAGGCCGTCGTGGTGCGGGTCCGCAAGGACATCCGCCGCGCCGACGGTTCGGTCATCCGCTTCGACCGCAACGCCGCCGTGCTGATCAACAATCAGTCGGAGCCGGTCGGCACCCGTATCTTCGGGCCGGTGCCGCGCGAGCTGCGCGCCAAGAACCACATGAAGATCATTTCGCTTGCGCCGGAGGTGCTGTGA
- the rplX gene encoding 50S ribosomal protein L24 — translation MAAKIRKGDKVIVLNGRDKGRTGEVFEVRPAENKALVRGINMVKRHQKQTQNQEGGIISKESPIHLSNVAYVGKDGKPTRVGFKIQADGKKVRIAKSSGAEIDG, via the coding sequence ATGGCTGCCAAGATCCGGAAAGGTGACAAGGTCATCGTGCTGAACGGTCGCGACAAGGGCCGCACCGGCGAGGTATTCGAGGTCCGCCCCGCCGAGAACAAGGCGCTGGTGCGCGGCATCAACATGGTGAAGCGTCACCAGAAGCAGACCCAGAACCAGGAGGGCGGCATCATCTCCAAGGAGTCGCCGATCCACCTGTCCAACGTCGCCTATGTCGGCAAGGACGGCAAGCCGACCCGCGTGGGCTTCAAGATTCAGGCCGATGGCAAGAAGGTACGCATTGCCAAGAGCTCGGGAGCAGAGATCGATGGCTGA
- the rplE gene encoding 50S ribosomal protein L5, which translates to MADTAYTPRLRAQFDKEIRGKLTEQFGYANVMQVPRLDKIVLNMGVGDAVNDRKKAETAAGELTQIAGQKAIVTYSRVAIATFKLRENQPIGCKVTLRKAKMYEFIDRLVNVALPRVRDFRGLNPKSFDGRGNYSLGIKEHIIFPEIDFDKVSEARGMDITVCTTAKTDDEARALLTAFNFPFRQ; encoded by the coding sequence ATGGCTGATACCGCTTACACGCCGCGCCTGCGCGCGCAGTTCGACAAGGAAATCCGCGGCAAGCTGACCGAGCAGTTCGGCTATGCCAACGTCATGCAGGTGCCGCGCCTGGACAAGATTGTGCTCAACATGGGCGTTGGCGATGCCGTCAACGACAGGAAGAAGGCCGAGACCGCGGCTGGCGAACTGACGCAGATCGCCGGCCAGAAGGCGATCGTGACCTATTCGCGTGTCGCGATCGCGACCTTCAAGCTGCGCGAGAACCAGCCGATCGGCTGCAAGGTCACGCTGCGCAAGGCCAAGATGTACGAGTTCATCGACCGCCTGGTGAACGTGGCGCTGCCGCGCGTGCGCGACTTCCGCGGCCTCAACCCGAAGAGCTTCGACGGCCGCGGCAACTATTCGCTCGGCATCAAGGAGCACATCATTTTCCCCGAAATCGATTTCGACAAGGTTTCGGAAGCCCGCGGCATGGACATCACGGTCTGCACCACGGCCAAGACCGACGACGAGGCGCGCGCCTTGTTGACCGCATTCAATTTCCCGTTCCGGCAGTGA
- the rpsN gene encoding 30S ribosomal protein S14 produces the protein MAKKSSIEKNNRRKRMTKNAAPQRAKLKAIIADKTRPMEERFAATLKLAQMPRNSSATRIRNRCELSGRPRSIYRKNKLSRIALRELGSKGLVPGLVKSSW, from the coding sequence ATGGCAAAGAAGAGTTCGATCGAGAAGAACAACCGGCGCAAGCGGATGACGAAGAACGCCGCCCCGCAGCGTGCGAAGCTGAAGGCGATCATCGCCGACAAGACCCGGCCGATGGAAGAGCGCTTCGCGGCGACGCTGAAGCTCGCCCAGATGCCGCGCAATTCGTCGGCGACCCGGATTCGCAACCGTTGCGAATTGTCCGGCCGGCCGCGCTCGATCTACCGCAAGAACAAGCTGTCCCGCATCGCGCTGCGTGAACTCGGCTCCAAGGGCCTGGTTCCCGGGCTCGTGAAGTCGAGCTGGTAA
- the rpsH gene encoding 30S ribosomal protein S8 yields MSTHDPISDLITRIRNAQMRSKSKVSTPGSKMRASVLEVLKSEGYIRGYASVEHASGRSELEIELKYFDGEPVIREIERVSKPGRRVYASVKNLPRVNNGLGISVLSTPKGIMADHDARDANVGGEVLFTVF; encoded by the coding sequence ATGTCAACGCACGATCCGATCTCCGATCTCATCACCCGCATCCGCAACGCGCAGATGCGTTCGAAGTCCAAGGTCTCGACCCCAGGCTCCAAGATGCGCGCCAGCGTACTCGAAGTGCTGAAGTCGGAAGGCTACATCCGCGGTTACGCCAGCGTCGAACACGCGTCGGGCCGCAGCGAGCTTGAGATCGAGCTGAAATATTTCGACGGCGAGCCCGTCATTCGCGAGATCGAGCGGGTCTCCAAGCCGGGCCGTCGGGTTTACGCCTCGGTGAAGAACCTGCCGCGCGTGAACAATGGTCTCGGCATTTCGGTGTTGTCGACGCCGAAGGGAATCATGGCTGACCACGACGCGCGCGACGCGAATGTGGGCGGCGAAGTTCTCTTCACGGTGTTCTGA
- the rplF gene encoding 50S ribosomal protein L6 — translation MSRVGKKPVAIPSGVTASVEGQTVKVKGPKGQLQFIVHDDVEVKFEGGEVKVAPKFKTNRAQAMYGTARAQVANLVEGVTKGFEKKLEITGVGYRAAMQGKNLQLALGYSHDVVYAIPEGITIAVPKPTEITITGNDSQRVGQVAAEIRAYRPPEPYKGKGVKYANEFIFRKEGKKK, via the coding sequence ATGTCACGTGTTGGCAAAAAGCCTGTGGCGATCCCGTCCGGTGTGACGGCGAGCGTCGAAGGGCAGACCGTCAAGGTGAAGGGGCCGAAGGGCCAGCTTCAGTTCATCGTGCACGACGACGTCGAAGTGAAGTTCGAGGGCGGCGAGGTCAAGGTCGCGCCGAAGTTCAAGACCAATCGCGCGCAGGCCATGTACGGCACCGCGCGCGCGCAGGTCGCAAACCTGGTCGAAGGCGTCACCAAGGGCTTCGAGAAGAAGCTCGAAATCACCGGCGTCGGCTACCGCGCCGCGATGCAGGGCAAGAACCTGCAGCTCGCGCTCGGCTACAGCCACGACGTCGTCTACGCGATCCCGGAAGGCATCACCATCGCGGTGCCGAAGCCGACCGAGATCACGATCACGGGCAACGATTCCCAGCGTGTCGGCCAGGTCGCCGCGGAAATCCGCGCCTACCGCCCGCCGGAGCCCTACAAGGGCAAGGGCGTGAAGTACGCCAACGAATTCATCTTCCGCAAGGAAGGCAAGAAGAAGTAA
- the rplR gene encoding 50S ribosomal protein L18: protein MSLKVTNARRKQRVRNALRRSANGRPRLSVFRSSKHIYAQVIDDLKGETLASASSLEKTMREAGNTGANIDAAKAVGKLLAERAVKNGVKEVVFDRGQYLYHGRVKALADAARESGLSF, encoded by the coding sequence ATGTCACTCAAGGTCACGAATGCCCGGCGCAAGCAGCGCGTGCGCAACGCGCTGCGCCGGTCCGCCAATGGACGTCCGCGTCTGTCGGTGTTCCGCTCGTCGAAGCACATCTACGCCCAGGTCATCGACGACCTGAAGGGCGAGACGCTGGCTTCCGCCTCGTCGCTGGAAAAGACCATGCGCGAGGCCGGCAACACCGGCGCCAACATCGACGCGGCCAAGGCCGTCGGCAAGCTGCTGGCGGAACGCGCCGTGAAGAACGGCGTCAAGGAAGTGGTGTTCGACCGCGGCCAGTATCTGTACCACGGGCGCGTCAAGGCGCTCGCGGATGCGGCGCGCGAGAGCGGGCTCAGCTTCTAA
- the rpsE gene encoding 30S ribosomal protein S5: MAGERERGGRERSRDREERDSEFVDKLVHINRVAKVVKGGKRFGFAALVVIGDQKGRVGFGHGKAREVPEAIRKATESAKRNLTRVALREGRTLHHDIAGRHGAGRVYLRAAPAGTGIIAGGPMRAVFETLGIQDVVAKSIGSSNPYNMVRATFDALKHQDSPRSVAARRNIKVSTLQSRRVGGDAEVVAE; the protein is encoded by the coding sequence ATGGCAGGTGAACGCGAACGCGGCGGACGCGAACGGAGCAGGGATCGCGAGGAGCGCGACAGCGAGTTCGTCGACAAGCTGGTCCACATCAATCGCGTGGCGAAGGTCGTCAAGGGCGGCAAGCGCTTCGGCTTTGCGGCGCTGGTCGTGATCGGCGACCAGAAGGGCCGGGTCGGTTTCGGCCACGGCAAGGCGCGCGAAGTTCCCGAGGCGATCCGCAAGGCCACCGAGTCGGCCAAGCGCAACCTGACGCGCGTGGCGCTGCGCGAAGGCCGCACGCTGCATCACGACATCGCCGGCCGTCACGGCGCCGGCCGCGTCTACCTGCGCGCCGCGCCGGCCGGTACCGGCATCATCGCCGGCGGTCCGATGCGCGCGGTGTTCGAAACGCTCGGCATCCAGGACGTGGTGGCGAAGTCGATCGGCTCGTCGAATCCGTACAACATGGTTCGCGCCACCTTCGACGCGCTGAAGCATCAGGATTCGCCGCGTTCGGTGGCCGCGCGCCGCAACATCAAGGTGTCCACGCTGCAGTCGCGCCGCGTCGGCGGCGACGCCGAAGTGGTGGCTGAATAA
- the rpmD gene encoding 50S ribosomal protein L30 produces the protein MAKAAKTIKVEQTGSAIRRHHSQRSTLIGLKLNKIGRVSELQDTPEVRGMISKVQHLVRIVGEK, from the coding sequence ATGGCCAAGGCCGCAAAGACGATCAAGGTCGAGCAGACCGGCAGCGCGATCCGCCGCCACCACTCGCAGCGTTCGACGCTGATCGGCCTCAAGCTCAACAAGATCGGCCGGGTTTCCGAGCTTCAGGACACGCCTGAGGTTCGCGGCATGATCAGCAAGGTTCAACATCTCGTCCGCATCGTCGGCGAGAAGTAA